The Fibrobacter sp. genome contains the following window.
AGTGACAAGCAAACAAACTCGTCGGTACCGATACTTTAAAATTCCTTGTGCAAGCCGCTTACGCTATCAATAGAGTCTGTGAAAGAACTGTGAGAAACAAGTTGTGACTTTACAAAAATCTTACGGGCAACTATATTTGTACCAAATGAATATCGTCGCGTGTGATGGACTGAAGTTTGTGGCGACCGCTGAGGGAGCCTTTGCGGGCTGTGGCCTTGTGGCGCAGGTCCGTAAGTCCATTACCTCCCCCCCCCAATGTAACTAGAAGTTTACCTACTGGCGGTCATTCCGGTTCTTCCCATACATTAAAAAAATCCCGTGCGAGTTGTTCGCCATGGGCTTTCTTGCGTTGTGCGCATTTTTGCGCCCGCTGTCGCGTTTTGCCGTGTCCGCTTTTTGCGGTCGCGGCTTTTTGATTTTAAGGAGAAAATAAATCATGATGCGTAATGGCATTAACTCTTATTTGACCTCGCTGGTCATGGTGCTGGCGCTGTTGTTGCCCACGGCTTTATTTGCCCAAACGGCATATCTTGACGAAAAAGGCTCTCTAAAAACACTAGAAGAATCTGCAACAGCGATTACTAGCTCTATGACAACCTGGAGTGCAGGCTGGTATGTTGTATCGGACAATGTAACAATTGATGAGCGCATCACGGTAAATGGTGATGTGCATTTGGTATTAGCTGACGGAGCGACTCTTAATGCAAATAAAGGTATTGGCGTTAGCAGTAGTGCGACATTCAATGTCTATGCGCAGTCGGAGAATGAAGCGACGATGGGCAAACTCATCGCTACAGCAGAATCGCGATACAACGCGGGTATTGGCGGCAGCAAAGGTTCAAAAGCAGGAGAAATTACCATTAATGGCGGAAATATCACTGCTATAGGTTATGATGGCGCAGGAATTGGATCTGGATATAAAGGAACGGTAGGAACAATCACCATTAATGATGGCGTGATTGATGCAAAAGACAATTATTATGGATATGGATATGGCGCAGGAATTGGAGGTGGTCGTTATGGAAGCGCTAGTGTCATAGATATAAAAGGTGGTGTTATACAAGCCAAGGGAATAGGAATGGCGACCACTAGCTACGGTAACCCCACTTGCGGAAATATCAATATCTACGATGGTGTGAAGAAGATAATTGTTACAAGTAAGGACGATGGAAAAGGACTGGCAAGTTCAAGTGCGGTCACATTCTACAGCGGTAGTAGCGCAGTCGAAGGCGATGAAAAAGATGCTGTATTCTATGATGTAGAAAAAGGCGGTGGAAGAGAAATTCGTTCTATTGCAAAGAATCACTTGGTTACGATAGCTGATGTTGCGAAAGCTAGCGTAGGCTCTGTCGCGTATGCATATGCAGGCGAATTGGTCACGTTGACTTTGGGCACTGCGGCCAATGAATCTTCTTTAACGGTAAGTGACGGAACAAACAACCTTGAACTGACAGGTGCTGGCGATGGCAAGTACACGTTTGTAATGCCTGAAGGTGATGTAACTGTAACTGCAGATGTTTTACAGACGTACTCCATCTCCCTGCCTACCGGTATGAAAATCATTGGTTCGTCAATTGCTGCTGATGGTAACGGAACGTATATGACAGGGACGAAGGTTGAGTTCAAACCGAGTTTCCCATATTCTGCATCAAATGTGTCGGATGGTGTTAATACATTGACAGCAACAGATGGTGTGTATAGTGTCGTTGTGGATGGTTCGGACATTACGATTACAGCTGACGTGCAACGTGATGAAATCATTGATTTGACTCGGGCACCAGGTGCATTCGCTGCTATCAATGGAGATGTTTTGTCGGGCTCAACTAGCTATACGGTTCATATTGCCGATGGTGCAACAATAACCCTTTCTGGTGCGATAATTAACGGCGGCATTGTCTGCGACGGTTCTGCTACGATTATTCTTGAAAGAGAAAATACTGTGAAGGGCGCAACGAATATGGCTGGTATCCAGGTTGGTGGTGAAGGAACAACCCTTACGATTAAGGGTAACGGTTCTTTGACGGCAACGGGTTATAGCCAATCAGCGGGTATTGGTTTAAGTCGTGCTTGGAATCTTGATTATGATGTTGTTGGTGGGGATGTTGTTATTGAAGGCGGAAATATCACCGCCCAGGGTGGTAGCTATGGCGCAGGTATTGGTACTGGTATATTGCAAGGTAGTGACAGGAAAGTAACTCTTGGTAATATCACCATCAAAGGAGGAACTGTAAAGGCTATTGACGGTAAAGCCCCGAATGGAGATAAAGTTGCTAACGGCATAGGAACAGGAGATGCTTATCCTGGCTGCACAAATGAAGTTGGCGAAATTACAATCTACGATGATATTGTTGTAGTTGATGCGTCAAGCATTAGTAAGGATGTTACCTATATGCATGGAGAGACTGACGTGACAGACAGTAAGGAAGAGTACTTCACTGTCAATAAAAATGATGATCGCATGGCCATTGCGCAGAAGCTCACAATTGGTGATGTAGAAGACCGAACTTATACTGGTGAAGCTTTCACACCGAAACCATCGGTATCATTAGGTTCCAGCGTCCTTACTGAAGGGCAGGATTTCGAATATTCCTATGAGAATAATGTAAATGTTGGGAATGTTGACGATAAACCCACCGTAACAGTAACCTTCAAGGGTGATTACGAAGGTTTAGGAACCGTCTCCAAGACCTTCAATATCACAAAGGGTACTCCTGAGGTGATTTCCAACCCGACTCCCAACGAAGAGGGTTATGCAGGAAAGTGCCTTGCCCTCGTCAACCCCGGCACCACGAACTTTGGCAAACTGCTCTACAGAACACTCGAAGAAGAATCGTTCTCGGAAACCATCCCCTGTGTAGATAAAACCGGCGACTATCTCGTGTACTACATGGTTGCGGAAGGTGAAAACTGGGAAAAATATGTTCCCCCAGAGCCAATTCTCGTTACTGTGGAACTTGCAAAGTTCAAGGTCACCTTCGTAGATGATGAGGGTGACGAAATCATCTCTGATGAATACGAGTATGGCACTCCGGTTGTTGATATTGCGAAACCGACGGGAAATCCAAAAAAGGCTGACGATGAAATGTATGCCTACACCTTTGCTGGCTGGAGTCCTGAAATTCAGGATGTGACTGGTGCTAAGACATATCGTCCAATCTACGGTAAAACCCGTATCGGTTTCGGCTCTGCCACTATCGCTGCGGATGGCTCTTGGGCAATTATCGACGGAAAGTCCAGTAAAAAAATTGATGCCGATCTTGATGCCGTCGAGATTACTGGAGATGTGACTCTCAATCGTGAATTTGTGGCGGAAAAGCCTTCCACCATCGTGCTGCCCTTTGGTACGCATATAGACAATGTTCCCGGATTCACCTTCTATTCGTTCAAGGGTGTTGTAAAGGAAAACGGCGTCTGGAAGAAGGTTGTCTTCGACGAAGTTGACAAAGAAGGTGATGGACACATTTATGCGAATACCCCCTACATTGTTGTTGCCAAAGAAGATGTGGGCGGCCTAATTGTGGAAAACGGTGTGGTATTTGATTTAAACAGTGTACGTCCGATGTCCAGCGAGGATGGTATTTGGCAGTTTGTGGGCACATACGATTTCAAGGTCTGGAACGAAGGTGATCGTGATATTGGCAGGTCATACGGTTTTGCTGCTGAGGAACGTGATGGTGCACGTATCGGACAGTTTGTAATGCTTGGAAGCAACGCCTACGCATATCCCATGCGCGCCTACCTGTATTATGCAGGGGGTAACTCTGGAGAATCTCGCAGTATGGCTCCCGCACTGTTCAAGGCGGCTCCAGCCGTCGCAAGTATCGATGAACTCCCTGAATCCATGGATGTGGTCATCAGGGGCGAAGAGGGAACAACCGTCATCGGAACCATCAACACCCGCACCGGTGAGTTCCGCTCCGTAGACAATCGCTGGTTCGACCTGAACGGTCGTTACCTCGGCAACAAAAAGCCCACTATCAAGGGAACCTACTACAATAATGGAAAGAAAGTCATTGTCAAGTAAGCCGAAGTGCGGCTATGTCAAGCCGGAAATGAAAATCGTCAAGCTGAAGGCCCGCACAAGCCTGCTCCAGGGTAGCGGCTCTCAGGATCCGATTGATGATTTGCCGGGATCGTTGGATGTTATAATAATCGGAAAATAGAGGAAATAATATGCAGAAGAAAGAATACAAGACTCCGAAAATGAAGGAAATCAAGCTCAAGGCCCGTGCTAGCTTGTTGTCGGGAAGCAGCAGCGATGGTTATTACCATGGAGGGATTTCCTATAACGGTATGCCTGATTCCGTTGATTGTAAGAACGTTTAAATACTTTCCGTTATTTCGGTGAACTATAAAAGCCCCTGCGAAGGGGCTTTACTCTTGTCTGTAGGGGCGTTTTTATTTATATTCAGGGAGGGAGGCTTTTTATGCCGGTATCAGAAACCTTAAATCCAGTTCAGTTGCATCTTTTAGATATGTTCAGATTTTGCAAGTCTGATTTAGAACTCCTTGAATTAAAGGATGTTCTTGCCGCGTATTATGCCCAAAAGGTGCAGGAAGAGGCCGATCGCTTGTGGGATGATGGCACTTTGGATGCCGATGCGATTGAGCGTATCGGAAAAGAACATTGGCGAACTCCGTATAAGGCCTTGTAGTGCGTCGGATTTGTCTTGATACGAATTGCCTCTTGATGGCTTTGCCATCGCGAAGTCCGTACCATAAAGTATGGACCGATTTTTTAGGTAATTCAATTGAATTATGTGTATCGACAGAGATTTTGCTTGAGTACGAGGAAATCTTGTCTGAACATGCTTCCCCTCGCATGGCACATCTTGTTGTTGAAGCTTTGACAAACCGTAAAAATTTGGTGCGTGTGGAACCGAGTTGGCATTTTGAGTTGATTAAGGTTGATCCTGATGACAACAAGTTTGTGGATTGCGCGATTTGTGGACAGGCTGAATATATCGTTTCAAATGATAGTCATTTCAAGGTTTTGAATGACATTGATTTTCCTGTGGTAGCTTTAAAAACGTTGAAAGAGTTTGTTGAAGAACTTGAAAGGGCGTAAGTCCTTTAACCTAATGATTTCTAACTTCGCTATAAAAAACGAAAGTCCTTCCGAACAAAATCGGAGGGACTTTTTTATAGGCACATGGCCATGTAGGCGGGCAGGCAAATAATTCCGTCGTCCTTGATTTCGAAGTTTTTGGGGTGTATTATGTACGCCTCTCCGATTCGCTTGCGGAACTTTTCGCGGAATCTTGTCAACGATTCGTATTTGTACCGCTTGCCCGACTTGACTTCAATGGGGAAAATCTTGAAGTTCACCTTGTTGTTGTCGGTTATGATAAAGTCGATCTCGATGTCGTTTCGGTGCTTTTCTTCGTTGTAGTGGGTGTAGAAAAATGCCTTGTGTCCGTTTGCGCGCAGCATTTGCGCTATGGCGTTCTCGTACAGCATGCCTTCGTTCAGGTTGAGCTTTCCGTTGAGAATTTGCTTGTAAAGTTCGTTTTCGGTTATGGCGTTTTCGCTAAAGGCGTGGCTTGCCAGGAGCCCGGTGTCGCCCATGTAGCATTTTATGTAGGCCCTTTCTTCGTTAAGTGTCAGGCCTACATTAGGGTCTGTGCAGTTAAAGCATTCGTTGACGATCCTTGAATTACCGAGCCAAAAGAAGGTGTCTGCATATTGAGCAAAGTAAGAGCCCGCCTGGATTTCGCTGAAGACGATGCGCTTTTCGTGCTGCGAAAGGAATGCGGGAATTTGGTCGAAGATTGCAAGTACACGGGACTGGTAACGGTCCTCGATTTTCATGATGTCGTCGCGGTACAGCTTTAGAATGTCCCGCTTTTCTTCGTCGCTCCTTTGGAAGGACCGCTTTTCAAGAAACGCAGCGACGCTTTGGGGCATGCCGCCAACGAGAATGTACTCCTTGAAGATGAGCATGGCTTTTTCGTGAAGCCCTCTTTCTAGGGGAATTTTCTTTGCAAAGCAGTTCTTGATGTATTTGACCAGCATGGATTCGCCAAGTGCGTCGCAAAATTCCTCAAAGTCCATGGGGTGCATGTCCATGGCGCGTTCTTCGGAAGGTATCGTGATGTTCTTCACGTTCTGCTGTATGGAAATGAGGGATCCCGTTTCAAGGTAGTCGTAGCGCCCGTCCTTTACGAGTTTCTTTATGGATTGCCTAGCCTTTGGAAAACGCTGTACCTCATCAAAGATAATCAGGGATTCCCTGTTGAAAAGTTCTACGCCGTATTCGGTGGAGAGCACCATGAAAAATGTGTCCAAGTCCCCCAGAAGGTTGTTGAACGCGTTGATTACTGCATTGGAGACATCGTTGAAGTCGATAAGGATGTAGGATCTGTATTCGTGCCTAGCGAACTCTTCGGCGATGGTGGATTTGCCGATACGCCTTGCGCCCTCGATGAGCAGGGCTTTTTTTCCTTGGGTGGTGTTTTTCCAGTCAAGCAGCTTGGAGTAGATTTTTCTTTTGAATGCCATAAATACCCGTATTTTTTTTGAGAGTGCGCGGGTATAAATATACTAAAAATTAAAGAGAGTGCGCGGGTATAAATGATGTATTTTTGATTAGAGTGCGCGGCAGTGCTGTAAATTTTTTATACTTTAGGGCGAAGAATTGACAAAATGTCATTTTGTCGCCCTGATGAGAATGCTATGGATTTTTCCAGATACGATAATTTTTTCCTTCTGTTGCGTATTGCGCTTGGGTGTCCGGGGGCAAGTGTTGGCGCGTTTCCGCGGCTGTCTGCGGATGAGTGGGAACGCATTTACAACGAGGCGGACCGGCAGACTCTTCTGGGGCTTGCGTTTGACGGGGTGATGAAGTTGCCTCAGGAGCTGCGCCCTCCCATGGAACTGATGTTCCAGTGGGCCAGCGAAGCGGAATCCTTTAGTGGCCTAAACAAGATTTTGAATGAGGAAGCGGCGAGGCTCACCGAATTTTTCAGGGGGCATGGCAGGAGTTGTGCCGTTTTGAAGGGGCAGGCCAATGCTCGCCTTTATCCGAATCCGCTTTGCAGGCAGCCGGGAGATATTGACATCTGGGTTTCCGGCGGGAAAAAGAGCGTCGTGGGTTTGCTGCGGGAAACTGAAATGCAGGAATCGCTGAAGGCTTCGCCGCACCACACCCACATGAAAAATGACCGTGGAATTGATGTGGAGATGCATTTCCGTACGTCTTCGGGCAACTACAATCCGTTTACGACAAGGCGACTGCTGAAATATCTGGACAAAGAAATCCTGAACTCGGTAGAGGTTCCCGAAGGTTTCTGCGCCCATTCCATAAAGTTTGCGTTGGCCATGCAGCTGTCGCACATCTATCGTCATTTTATTGGTGGCGGGGTTGGGTTCCGGCAGATTGTAGATTACTATGTGTTGCTTAGGCATTCCAGCGAAAGCGATCGTAGCGAACTGATGGCGAACTTGAACCGCTTTGGACTGCGGAAAATTGCGGGGGCCCTCATGTGGCTGCTTCGTGAATCGATTGGTCTTGACGAAAGTCTGATGCTTTGCAAGCCCGACGAATTCCGCGGGCGGTGGCTCCTGCGGGAAATCCTGAAGGGCGGCAACTTTGGCCGCCATGTAGGAGGCGGTCGCCTCAAATGGCTTTACTGGTGGTTTGGCAAGCGCAAGAAATCCCTAAGTTACTGGCGCTTCGATTTGGCGGAAACCTTCTGGGCGGAAGTCAACTACTGGAAAATTTTTGTGGGGAATACTTCGACACGAATCCGGCTGCGCAAGATTTCCCTTAGGGATGTGAAGTTCTGATAATGCTTTCGCGTTAGGCCCCGCAGCCCGTATGGGGTCGGACGCGAAGCGGCTGAACGACAAAAAGAGAGACCAGGAATATTTCCTGGTCTCTCTTTTTATAGCGCAAGAGGGCCGGCCCGTAAGGGCAACGCCCTGGATCCTTCGCTTCGCTCAGGATGACATGCAGAGGGCGTGCGGTTTCTGCCCGCATTCACGGGCGTTCCGCGATTCGCCTTACTTCACGATATGTCTATGATACTCCTGCAGCGAGCAGACTTCGAATCTACCGTAGTCGTGCTTGTCCATGAGGCCTTCGACGGTGGAGGTGAGGGCGGCGATGGTGGTGGTGATAGGCACGCCGCTGACCACAGCCTTGCTGCGCATCTGGATTTCATCGACCATGGCTTCGGCGCCGGTCTCGCTGGTGTTCACGATCCACTGGACTTCCTTGTCGTGGATGAGGTCCAGCAGGTTCGGGCGGCCACGGGAAATGCGGAACACGGCGCGGGTCTTGATGCCTTCGTTGTAGAGCATGGTGGAGGTGCCGCGGGTGGCGTAGAGGCCGTAGCCCAGTTCCACCAGCTGACGGATCAGGGGCACTGCGCGGGCCTTGTCCTCGTCCTTGAGGGAGACGAAGATGTTGCCCTGGCCCGGGATGCGGTTGCCGGAGGCCAGCTGGCTCTTGAGGTAGGCAAGGCCGCGGTCGCGATCCAGGCTCATGACTTCGCCGGTGGACTTCATTTCCGGGGAGAGGGTCACGTCAACGCCCGGGAACTTCACGAAGGGGAACACGGCTTCCTTCACGCTCACGTACGGAACATGGACTTCTTCGGTGAAGCCGATTTCTTCGAGGGTTTCGCCCAGCATGCAGCGGCTTGCGTAGCTTGCCAGAGGCACGCCGATGGACTTGGAAACGAAGGGCACGGTGCGGGAGGCGCGGGGGTTCACTTCGATCATGTAGAGTTCGCCATCCTTGACGGCGAGCTGCATGTTCATGAGGCCCACCACATGGAGTTCCTTTGCGAATTCCTTGGCGTAGCCGCGGACCTTTTCCTGCAGGTCCTTGCTGAGGGTCATGGGCGGGATGACGCTTGCGGAGTCGCCGGAGTGGATGCCTGCGGGTTCCACGTGTTCCATGATGGCGCCCACCACGGTGGTCTTGCCGTCGCTGATGCAGTCCACGTCAAGTTCGGTTGCGTCTTCCAGGAAGCGGTCGATAAGGATGGGCTTGCCTTCGCCGATGGCTGCGGCTTCTTCCACAAACTTGCGGAGGTACTTTTCCTTATAGACGATCACCATGCCGCGGCCGCCCAGCACGAAGCTGGGGCGCACGAGAACGGGGTAGCCGATCTTTTCGACAATGGCGAGAGCTTCTTCCACGTTGTGAGCGATGCCGGAAGCGGCCTGCTTGATGCCCACCTTGTCAACCAGCTGCTTGAAGAAGTCGCGGTCTTCGGCAAGGTCGATATCCTCTGGGCTTGTACCCACCACATTGGCGCCGGCCTTCTTGAGGCGCATTGCCAAGTTAAGCGGAGTCTGGCCACCGAACTGCACGATAACGCCGTAGCAGTTTTCGCGTTCGTAGATGCCCATCACATCTTCGAGGGTCAGCGGTTCAAAGTAAAGCTTGTCGGAAGTATCGTAGTCCGTAGAAACGGTTTCCGGGTTGCTGTTCACCATGATGACTTCGTAGCCCTGCTTCTTCAGGGTGAATGCAGCGTGGCAGCAGCAGTAGTCGAATTCGATACCCTGGCCGATACGGTTCGGGCCACCGCCAAGCACCATGATGCGCTTCTTTTTGTCGCGGTTAGGAACTTCGCGGACGGGTTCGGTGTGGTCTGCATAGCAGGAGTAGTAGTACGGAGTGACGGCTTCAAATTCGCCGGCGCAGGTATCTACGGAGTAGTAGCTGGGCTTCAGGCTGATGGCGTTACGTGCGGCCATGACTTCTTCTGGAGTCTTGCCGAAGATGTAGCCGATCTGGATGTCGCTATAGCCGAATTCCTTGGCCTGGCGGAACAGGTCCTTGTCCTTGCAGAGGGCTTCGAGGGAGCCTGCTGCGCGGATTTCGTCTTCGAACTGGGCCAGTTCTTCCAAATGACGCAGGAAGTAACGGTCGATCTTTGTGATTTCGTAAAGCTTTTCAACGTCCCAACCGCGGCGGAAGGCGGCGTAGACCACGAAGATGCGTTCTGCACTGGGGCGGGCAACTTCCTTGGCCAAGGTCTCGTCGTCGTAAGCCAGGAACTGTTCGCACTTGGCGCAGGCGCCGAAGCCGCCGAAACCAGTTTCCAGGGAGCGCAGGGCCTTCTGCATGGACTGCTTGAAGTTGGAGCCGATAGCCATGGCTTCGCCCACGGACTTCATCTGGGTGCCAAGAGTGCTGTCTGCCTTGGGGAACTTTTCGAAGGTAAAGCGAGGAACCTTGGTAACGACGTAGTCCAGAGCCGGTTCGAAGCAGCTCGGAGTAGATTGGGTAATGTCGTTCTTCAGTTCGTCGAGAGTGTAACCCACAGCGAGGAGTGCTGCGATCTTTGCGATGGGGAAGCCGGTTGCCTTGGAAGCAAGTGCGGAGGAACGGCTTACGCGGGGGTTCATTTCGATAATGATGCGGCGGCCGGTCACAGGGTTGATGGACCACTGAACGTTGGATCCACCGGTTTCAACGCCGATAGCTTCCATGACCTTCAGGGAGTCGTCACGCATGGCCTGGTAGGCGCGATCGTCAAGAGACTGGATCGGGGCCACGGTAATAGAGTCGCCGGTGTGAACGCCCATGGGGTCCAGGTTTTCGATGGAGCAGACGATGACGGCATTGCCCTTCTTATCGCGCATGACTTCCATTTCGAATTCCTTCCAGCCCAGGAGGGATTCTTCGATCAAGACTTCGTTGTTGAGGGAGGCGTCGAGGCCGCGGTTCACGATGGCTTCGAATTCGTCTTCGCTATGTGCGATACCGCCACCGGTACCACCCAGGGTAAAGCCCGGGCGGATAATCAGGGGCCAGCTGCCGATGGTCTGGGCGATTGCCTTGGCTTCGCTCATGGAGTGTGCGGAACCGGAGCGGGGGAGGTCCAGGCCGATGGAGAGCATGGCGTCCTTGAAGAGCTTACGGTCTTCGGCGCGGGCGATGGATTCGGCCTTTGCACCGATGAGTTCCACGTTGTAGCGGTTGAGAATGCCCTTTTCGTGGAGTTCCATGGCAAGGTTCAGGGCGGTCTGACCACCCAGAGTGGGGAGCAATGCGTCCGGGCGTTCGCGGCGGATGATTTCGTGGAGAATGTCCACGTTCAGGGGCTCGATGTAGGTACGGTCGGCCATTTCCGGGTCGGTCATGATGGTTGCCGGGTTGCTGTTCACCAGCACCACTTCGTAACCTTCGCGACGCAGCACCTTACAGGCCTGCACGCCGGAGTAGTCGAATTCGCAACCCTGACCGATAACGATCGGACCAGAGCCAATGAGCATAATCTTCTTGAGGTCTGTACGCTTAGGCATTTTGAAATCCTCTATAAAAATCCATTAAGTGATTAGTTACTAGTTGTTAGTTTTTCTTTGATTTGACGAGCCTGGTGGCTCGTTTTTTTTTATGCGAGGCTCCAGCCTCGCCTGACTTACGACTAATGACTAACGACTTTTAAACTCCTCGATCATCTTCTTAAATTCTTCGAACAGGTAGTAGGAATCGTTGGGTCCCGGAGCGGATTCCGGATGGTACTGCACGCTGAATGCAGGAACGTCCTTGCAGCGGATGCCTTCTACGGTGTTGTCGTTCAGGTTGATGTGGGTAACTTCCACATTGGCCGGCAAGCTAGTTTCGTCGATGGCGTAGTTGTGGTTCTGGCTGGTGATTTCCACGGCGCCGGTCTTCAGGTACTTGACCGGATGGTTGCAACCGTGATGGCCGAACTTCAACTTGGAAACCTTGGCGCCCAGGGCGAGACCCAAGAGCTGGTTACCCAGGCAGATGCCCATGAGAGGATACTTGCCAAGGAGCTGCTTTACGAGAGCTGCAACCTGGGGTAGAGAGTTGGGGTCGGCAGGACCGTTGGAGAGGAACACGCCATCGGGATTCTTGGCCTGAATCTGCTCGAAGGTAGTGTTGATAGGCATGACGGTCACCTTCATGTCCTGGCTTGCAAGGTCGCGAAGGATGTTGGTCTTGATACCGAAATCCAGAGCCACCACATTGTACTTGCCCTCGGTAGAGAATTCGTAACCGTTAGGGTCGCTGACTACAGAAGCGTAGTCCTGACCATCCAGGCCAATCCATTCCTGAGCCTTCTTGATGGCTTCGGCTTCGCTCATTTCGGTGGCTTCCACATGGAGGTAAGCCTTCTGTGCGCCGTTGTCGCGGAGGTGCAGCGTGAGGGCGCGGGTATCGACACCTGCAATGCCCGGCTTCTTCTGGGCCTTCATGTAGGTGTCCAGTGATTCTTCGCCCACGTTTTCGGAAGCGTCGCAAAGGTCGTTGATGACGATACCGTTCAAAAAGACCTGGCGGGATTCGGACTTTTCGCTCTTGGCGGAGTAGGCGCCCACTTCAGCGGTGGTGAACACCACGAACTGACCTGCGTAGGAGGGGTCGGTAAGAATCTGCTTGTAACCAGCCATGCCCGTGTTGAACACAGCTTCGCCTACGGTGTCCTTGGCGTCGCCAAATGCGTAGCCATGAAAAACCGTGCCGTCAGCCAAGGCCAAGAATGCCTTGCGCTCGCGCTTTGCCTTCCAATTGAATTTATCGTTCATACGTTTTACCTTTTACTTGTTAATCTCTAAAACCTGGGCAAAAAAAATGGCAAAAGCGAAATGCCTTTGCCTTAAAACTCAAAAAAGAAATGAAATCAAAAATCAAATGACCAACGCCCTGACCAACAACGGGAACGGACTGGCCGGCATCACAAACAACGCCTTGATTTCTCTGGGAAATGGTTGCCACGGCACCGGTGAGGTGCGCCTCGATGGAGTGTGCGACGTGAGTCGCTGCGCTGGCAAATCCTGTTTTCATCGAAATCAAAATTTAAAAATATTGCTGTGTTTTGGGGAGGGTGAACGTTGAAAAAAAAAGAAAATATTTTTTGTTGAAAATCGCGTTTTTTAGGCCAAATAACGCAAAATTGAAGATTTACATTTTTTGAAAACAGGGCCCGTCCAATCCGATTTTGAAGGGTTGTGACGGACCCGTTTTTGTAACTAATTGAGAATCATTAAGTTACGTATATTCCGTTGATTTTCCTCGAATAATCTTGCGATTACACTCGTTCGTCGGCAGCCTTCAGCAAACCGAGGAAGAGCGGTGCGGGGTGAATCAAGGAGGACTTCAGTTCCGGATGGCATTGGCAGGCCATGAAGTAGGGATGGTCCGTCAGTTCCATGATCTGCATGATGTCTTCGCCGGATGCCTTGCCGGAGAAGATAAGCTTTTGGGCAATCTTTCCGGAGGGGTCACCAGCTTCGATCTGGGAGACGAATTCCGGATTCACTTCGTAGCGGTGGCGGAAACGTTCGCGGGCTACAGCGGAGCCGTAAACTTCCTGGGCCTTGGAACCTTCCTTGATCAAAATGTCGTGACCGCCCAAGCGCATGGTGGCGCCCATGTCCTTGATGTGTTCCTGGCCAGGCAGGTATGCGATGACCGGCTTTTCCACATGGTAGGTGGCGCTTTCCATTTCTACGGTGCCTGCACCCTTCATGCCGCAGACGTTGCGAGCGAATTCCACCACGGAAAGCTGCATGCCGTAGCAAATTCCGAGGAACGGAATCTTGTTTTCGCGGACATACTGGATGACCATGATCTTTCCTTCGATACCGCGGCTACCGAAACCACCCGGAACGATGACGGCGTCAACGCCCTTCAATGCAGTTTCAACAGAAACAGAACCGTTCTCGATCTTTTCGGTGTCTACCCAGCGGATGTCTGCGCGAAGGTCCAAATGGGCGGAGGAATGACGGATGGCTTCCACCACAGATGCGTAGGAATCTTCCAGGGCCATGTACTTGCCACAAATAGCGACGGTCAAAGTCTTGCGGGGGTTCACGGTGTTACGCTTCAAGGATTCCACCAGCTTGCTCCACTGTTCAAGCTTGGGAGGTGCGTAAATGTTCAAG
Protein-coding sequences here:
- a CDS encoding putative toxin-antitoxin system toxin component, PIN family, whose protein sequence is MALPSRSPYHKVWTDFLGNSIELCVSTEILLEYEEILSEHASPRMAHLVVEALTNRKNLVRVEPSWHFELIKVDPDDNKFVDCAICGQAEYIVSNDSHFKVLNDIDFPVVALKTLKEFVEELERA
- a CDS encoding AAA family ATPase, with protein sequence MAFKRKIYSKLLDWKNTTQGKKALLIEGARRIGKSTIAEEFARHEYRSYILIDFNDVSNAVINAFNNLLGDLDTFFMVLSTEYGVELFNRESLIIFDEVQRFPKARQSIKKLVKDGRYDYLETGSLISIQQNVKNITIPSEERAMDMHPMDFEEFCDALGESMLVKYIKNCFAKKIPLERGLHEKAMLIFKEYILVGGMPQSVAAFLEKRSFQRSDEEKRDILKLYRDDIMKIEDRYQSRVLAIFDQIPAFLSQHEKRIVFSEIQAGSYFAQYADTFFWLGNSRIVNECFNCTDPNVGLTLNEERAYIKCYMGDTGLLASHAFSENAITENELYKQILNGKLNLNEGMLYENAIAQMLRANGHKAFFYTHYNEEKHRNDIEIDFIITDNNKVNFKIFPIEVKSGKRYKYESLTRFREKFRKRIGEAYIIHPKNFEIKDDGIICLPAYMAMCL
- a CDS encoding nucleotidyltransferase family protein, encoding MDFSRYDNFFLLLRIALGCPGASVGAFPRLSADEWERIYNEADRQTLLGLAFDGVMKLPQELRPPMELMFQWASEAESFSGLNKILNEEAARLTEFFRGHGRSCAVLKGQANARLYPNPLCRQPGDIDIWVSGGKKSVVGLLRETEMQESLKASPHHTHMKNDRGIDVEMHFRTSSGNYNPFTTRRLLKYLDKEILNSVEVPEGFCAHSIKFALAMQLSHIYRHFIGGGVGFRQIVDYYVLLRHSSESDRSELMANLNRFGLRKIAGALMWLLRESIGLDESLMLCKPDEFRGRWLLREILKGGNFGRHVGGGRLKWLYWWFGKRKKSLSYWRFDLAETFWAEVNYWKIFVGNTSTRIRLRKISLRDVKF
- the carB gene encoding carbamoyl-phosphate synthase large subunit; this translates as MPKRTDLKKIMLIGSGPIVIGQGCEFDYSGVQACKVLRREGYEVVLVNSNPATIMTDPEMADRTYIEPLNVDILHEIIRRERPDALLPTLGGQTALNLAMELHEKGILNRYNVELIGAKAESIARAEDRKLFKDAMLSIGLDLPRSGSAHSMSEAKAIAQTIGSWPLIIRPGFTLGGTGGGIAHSEDEFEAIVNRGLDASLNNEVLIEESLLGWKEFEMEVMRDKKGNAVIVCSIENLDPMGVHTGDSITVAPIQSLDDRAYQAMRDDSLKVMEAIGVETGGSNVQWSINPVTGRRIIIEMNPRVSRSSALASKATGFPIAKIAALLAVGYTLDELKNDITQSTPSCFEPALDYVVTKVPRFTFEKFPKADSTLGTQMKSVGEAMAIGSNFKQSMQKALRSLETGFGGFGACAKCEQFLAYDDETLAKEVARPSAERIFVVYAAFRRGWDVEKLYEITKIDRYFLRHLEELAQFEDEIRAAGSLEALCKDKDLFRQAKEFGYSDIQIGYIFGKTPEEVMAARNAISLKPSYYSVDTCAGEFEAVTPYYYSCYADHTEPVREVPNRDKKKRIMVLGGGPNRIGQGIEFDYCCCHAAFTLKKQGYEVIMVNSNPETVSTDYDTSDKLYFEPLTLEDVMGIYERENCYGVIVQFGGQTPLNLAMRLKKAGANVVGTSPEDIDLAEDRDFFKQLVDKVGIKQAASGIAHNVEEALAIVEKIGYPVLVRPSFVLGGRGMVIVYKEKYLRKFVEEAAAIGEGKPILIDRFLEDATELDVDCISDGKTTVVGAIMEHVEPAGIHSGDSASVIPPMTLSKDLQEKVRGYAKEFAKELHVVGLMNMQLAVKDGELYMIEVNPRASRTVPFVSKSIGVPLASYASRCMLGETLEEIGFTEEVHVPYVSVKEAVFPFVKFPGVDVTLSPEMKSTGEVMSLDRDRGLAYLKSQLASGNRIPGQGNIFVSLKDEDKARAVPLIRQLVELGYGLYATRGTSTMLYNEGIKTRAVFRISRGRPNLLDLIHDKEVQWIVNTSETGAEAMVDEIQMRSKAVVSGVPITTTIAALTSTVEGLMDKHDYGRFEVCSLQEYHRHIVK